A single window of Paracoccus albus DNA harbors:
- a CDS encoding putative quinol monooxygenase, whose product MKTVLEQVPKHIALSRQEPGCLFFEINQTDDPMVWRVEELYADQDGLDAHKERLAASEWASKTTELTRDIQRIDG is encoded by the coding sequence TTGAAAACCGTGCTTGAGCAGGTTCCCAAGCACATAGCGCTGAGCCGGCAAGAGCCGGGATGCCTGTTTTTCGAGATCAACCAAACGGACGATCCGATGGTCTGGCGCGTTGAGGAGCTATATGCGGATCAGGATGGGCTCGACGCGCATAAAGAGCGGCTTGCCGCCAGCGAATGGGCCAGCAAGACGACAGAGCTCACGCGCGACATCCAGCGAATCGACGGTTAG
- a CDS encoding GNAT family N-acetyltransferase — protein MKIRALEPDDKARWQVLWDGYQQFYGHPDRPQSFFDSAFTRLTSGNENDFMGLVAEEGDALLGLTHYVFHPNLWRPGGVCYLQDLFTTPDARGKGVGRALIEAVASAAESRGAEAIYWLTAEDNYAGRMLYDRVATRTPFIKYQRDFPVGDKA, from the coding sequence TTGAAAATTCGTGCGCTCGAACCCGACGATAAAGCGAGATGGCAGGTGCTATGGGATGGTTATCAGCAGTTCTATGGCCATCCCGACCGCCCACAGTCATTTTTCGATTCGGCCTTCACCCGGCTGACCTCTGGCAACGAAAACGACTTCATGGGCCTTGTTGCCGAGGAAGGCGATGCGTTGCTTGGACTGACGCATTACGTTTTCCATCCGAACCTCTGGCGGCCCGGCGGCGTGTGTTATCTGCAGGATTTGTTCACAACCCCAGATGCCCGTGGCAAAGGCGTCGGTCGCGCCCTGATCGAGGCAGTCGCTTCGGCTGCCGAATCTCGCGGCGCCGAGGCCATTTATTGGCTGACCGCCGAAGACAACTATGCGGGTCGGATGCTGTATGACCGGGTTGCCACGCGCACGCCATTCATCAAATATCAGCGCGACTTCCCTGTTGGAGATAAGGCGTGA
- a CDS encoding type II 3-dehydroquinate dehydratase produces MKTILLLNGPNLNLLGKRQPEHYGHETLADVEALAQGACAEGFRIEAMQSNWEGQLIDWIHEARETAVGIVINPGGLSHSSIALLDALNAFEGPVIEVHISQIHKREAFRHHSYVSNRADAVIAGLGTDGYAAAVRRVCKLSA; encoded by the coding sequence GTGAAGACGATCCTTTTGCTGAACGGCCCGAACCTGAACCTGCTGGGCAAGCGCCAGCCAGAGCATTACGGACATGAGACACTGGCCGATGTCGAAGCATTGGCACAGGGCGCCTGCGCCGAGGGCTTCCGGATCGAGGCTATGCAATCCAACTGGGAAGGCCAACTGATCGACTGGATACATGAGGCACGCGAAACCGCTGTTGGTATCGTGATAAATCCCGGTGGTCTGTCCCACAGTTCGATTGCATTGCTGGATGCGCTGAACGCCTTCGAAGGTCCGGTGATCGAGGTTCATATCAGCCAGATCCACAAGCGCGAGGCGTTCCGCCATCACTCCTATGTCAGTAACCGGGCCGACGCGGTCATCGCCGGCCTCGGGACAGACGGCTATGCCGCAGCGGTCAGGCGCGTCTGCAAGCTTTCGGCCTAA